From the genome of Triticum aestivum cultivar Chinese Spring chromosome 3B, IWGSC CS RefSeq v2.1, whole genome shotgun sequence, one region includes:
- the LOC123065663 gene encoding inorganic pyrophosphatase 1 yields the protein MAGVVVVFDFDKAIIDVDSDNWVVDGLGATELFDSLLPTMPWNTLIDTVMGELHAQGRTLRDVADVLRAAPIDPHVVATIRAAHSLGCDLRVLSDANRFFIETVLDHHGLRGCFSEINTNPSRVDADGRLRIAPHHDFHAGPHGCGLGTCPPNMC from the coding sequence ATGGCCGGCGTCGTGGTGGTGTTCGACTTCGACAAGGCCATCATCGACGTCGACAGCGACAACTGGGTCGTCGACGGCCTCGGCGCCACGGAGCTCTTCGACAGCCTGCTGCCCACCATGCCGTGGAACACCCTCATCGACACCGTCATGGGGGAGCTGCACGCGCAGGGCAGGACCCTCCGCGACGTCGCCGACGTGCTCCGGGCCGCGCCCATCGACCCGCACGTCGTCGCCACCATCCGGGCCGCCCACAGCCTCGGCTGCGACCTCAGGGTCCTCAGCGACGCCAACCGCTTCTTCATCGAGACCGTCCTCGACCACCACGGCCTCCGGGGCTGCTTCTCCGAGATCAACACCAACCCCAGCCGCGTCGACGCCGACGGCCGCCTCCGCATCGCGCCGCACCACGACTTCCACGCCGGCCCGCACGGCTGCGGCCTCGGCACATGCCCGCCCAACATGTGCTAG